A part of Zonotrichia leucophrys gambelii isolate GWCS_2022_RI chromosome 7, RI_Zleu_2.0, whole genome shotgun sequence genomic DNA contains:
- the ATF2 gene encoding cyclic AMP-dependent transcription factor ATF-2 isoform X3, with the protein MSDDKPFLCTAPGCGQRFTNEDHLAVHKHKHEMTLKFGPARNDSVIVADQTPTPTRFLKNCEEVGLFNELASPFENEFKKASEDDIKKMPLDLSPLATPIIRNKIEEPSVVETTHQDSPLPHPESTTNDEKEVSLQQTAQPTSTIVRPASLQVPNVLLTSSDSSVIIQQAIPSPTSSTVITQAPSSNRPIVPVPGPFPLLLHLPNGQTMPVAIPASITNSNVHVPAAVPLVRPVTMVPSIPGIPGPSSPQPVQSEAKLRLKAALTQQHPQVTNGDTAKGHASGLVRTQSEEPRPQSLQQPATSTTETPASPAQPTPQTPNTGGRRRRAANEDPDEKRRKFLERNRAAASRCRQKRKVWVQSLEKKAEDLSSLNGQLQNEVTLLRNEVAQLKQLLLAHKDCPVTAMQKKSGYHSE; encoded by the exons ATGAGTGATGACAAACCCTTTTTATGTACTGCCCCTGGATGTGGCCAG CGTTTTACCAATGAGGATCATTTGGCTGTCCATAAACACAAACATGAGATGACACTGAAATTTGGGCCAGCTCGGAATGACAGTGTCATTGTGGCTG ATCAGACACCAACACCAACTCGATTCTTGAAGAACTGTGAAGAAGTGGGCTTATTCAATGAATTAGCAAGTCCTTTTGAAAATGAGTTTAAAAAGGCTTCTGAAGATGACATTAAAAAA ATGCCTCTAGATTTGTCCCCTCTTGCAACACCAattataagaaataaaattgaagaACCTTCAGTTGTAGAGACAACTCATCAAGATAGTCCTTTACCTCATCCAGAGTCTACTACCAATGATGAAAAG gaaGTGTCACTGCAGCAGACTGCACAGCCTACATCAACAATAGTTCGTCCAGCATCGCTCCAGGTTCCCAATGTACTGCTTACGAGTTCTGACTCGAGTGTTATTATTCAGCAGGCAATACCATCACCAACGTCTAGTACTGTTATCACCCAGGCTCCATCATCTAACAGACCAATAGT TCCAGTTCCAGgtccttttcctctgctgttaCATCTTCCTAATGGACAAACCATGCCTGTTGCTATTCCTGCATCTATCACAAATTCTAATGTGCATGTCCCTGCTGCAGTTCCA CTTGTTAGACCTGTCACCATGGTGCCTAGTATCCCAGGAATCCCAGGGCCTTCCTCCCCACAGCCAGTGCAGTCTGAGGCTAAATTG agatTGAAAGCAGCCTTGacccagcagcaccctcaggTAACAAATGGAGATACTGCCAAGGGACATGCAAGTGGGTTGGTTAGGACTCAGTCAGAGGAACCACGACCACAGTCGCTCCAGCAGCCTGCAACTTCAACAACTGAAACACCG GCATCACCAGCTCAGCCTACGCCACAGACACCGAATACAGGCGGCCGGCGAAGAAGAGCTGCCAATGAAGACCCTGatgagaaaaggagaaagttcTTGGAGAGAAACCGCGCTGCTGCCTCCAGGTGCCGGCAGAAACGGAAAGTCTGGGTGCAGTCATTGGAGAAGAAAGCTGAGGACCTGAGCTCACTAAATGGCCAGTTACAG AATGAAGTCACCCTGCTGAGAAATGAAGTGGCACAGCTGAAACAGCTTCTTCTGGCTCATAAAGATTGCCCTGTAACTGCCATGCAGAAGAAATCTGGCTATCATAGTGAGTAA
- the ATF2 gene encoding cyclic AMP-dependent transcription factor ATF-2 isoform X2, with translation MSDDKPFLCTAPGCGQRFTNEDHLAVHKHKHEMTLKFGPARNDSVIVADQTPTPTRFLKNCEEVGLFNELASPFENEFKKASEDDIKKMPLDLSPLATPIIRNKIEEPSVVETTHQDSPLPHPESTTNDEKEVSLQQTAQPTSTIVRPASLQVPNVLLTSSDSSVIIQQAIPSPTSSTVITQAPSSNRPIVPVPGPFPLLLHLPNGQTMPVAIPASITNSNVHVPAAVPRLKAALTQQHPQVTNGDTAKGHASGLVRTQSEEPRPQSLQQPATSTTETPASPAQPTPQTPNTGGRRRRAANEDPDEKRRKFLERNRAAASRCRQKRKVWVQSLEKKAEDLSSLNGQLQNEVTLLRNEVAQLKQLLLAHKDCPVTAMQKKSGYHTADKDDSSEDISVPSSPHTEAIQHSSVSTSNGVSSTSKAEAVATSVLTQMADQSTEPVLSQIVLAPPSQAQPSGS, from the exons ATGAGTGATGACAAACCCTTTTTATGTACTGCCCCTGGATGTGGCCAG CGTTTTACCAATGAGGATCATTTGGCTGTCCATAAACACAAACATGAGATGACACTGAAATTTGGGCCAGCTCGGAATGACAGTGTCATTGTGGCTG ATCAGACACCAACACCAACTCGATTCTTGAAGAACTGTGAAGAAGTGGGCTTATTCAATGAATTAGCAAGTCCTTTTGAAAATGAGTTTAAAAAGGCTTCTGAAGATGACATTAAAAAA ATGCCTCTAGATTTGTCCCCTCTTGCAACACCAattataagaaataaaattgaagaACCTTCAGTTGTAGAGACAACTCATCAAGATAGTCCTTTACCTCATCCAGAGTCTACTACCAATGATGAAAAG gaaGTGTCACTGCAGCAGACTGCACAGCCTACATCAACAATAGTTCGTCCAGCATCGCTCCAGGTTCCCAATGTACTGCTTACGAGTTCTGACTCGAGTGTTATTATTCAGCAGGCAATACCATCACCAACGTCTAGTACTGTTATCACCCAGGCTCCATCATCTAACAGACCAATAGT TCCAGTTCCAGgtccttttcctctgctgttaCATCTTCCTAATGGACAAACCATGCCTGTTGCTATTCCTGCATCTATCACAAATTCTAATGTGCATGTCCCTGCTGCAGTTCCA agatTGAAAGCAGCCTTGacccagcagcaccctcaggTAACAAATGGAGATACTGCCAAGGGACATGCAAGTGGGTTGGTTAGGACTCAGTCAGAGGAACCACGACCACAGTCGCTCCAGCAGCCTGCAACTTCAACAACTGAAACACCG GCATCACCAGCTCAGCCTACGCCACAGACACCGAATACAGGCGGCCGGCGAAGAAGAGCTGCCAATGAAGACCCTGatgagaaaaggagaaagttcTTGGAGAGAAACCGCGCTGCTGCCTCCAGGTGCCGGCAGAAACGGAAAGTCTGGGTGCAGTCATTGGAGAAGAAAGCTGAGGACCTGAGCTCACTAAATGGCCAGTTACAG AATGAAGTCACCCTGCTGAGAAATGAAGTGGCACAGCTGAAACAGCTTCTTCTGGCTCATAAAGATTGCCCTGTAACTGCCATGCAGAAGAAATCTGGCTATCATA CTGCAGACAAGGACGACAGCTCGGAGGACATCTCGGTGCCCAGCAGCCCGCACACGGAGGCGATCCAGCACAGCTCCGTCAGCACTTCCAACGGCGTCAGCTCCACGTCCAAGGCGGAGGCCGTGGCCACCTCGGTGCTCACGCAGATGGCGGACCAGAGCACGGAGCCCGTGCTGTCCCAGATCGTCCTGGCGCCTCCCTCCCAGGCCCAGCCCTCGGGAAGTTGA
- the ATF2 gene encoding cyclic AMP-dependent transcription factor ATF-2 isoform X1, producing the protein MSDDKPFLCTAPGCGQRFTNEDHLAVHKHKHEMTLKFGPARNDSVIVADQTPTPTRFLKNCEEVGLFNELASPFENEFKKASEDDIKKMPLDLSPLATPIIRNKIEEPSVVETTHQDSPLPHPESTTNDEKEVSLQQTAQPTSTIVRPASLQVPNVLLTSSDSSVIIQQAIPSPTSSTVITQAPSSNRPIVPVPGPFPLLLHLPNGQTMPVAIPASITNSNVHVPAAVPLVRPVTMVPSIPGIPGPSSPQPVQSEAKLRLKAALTQQHPQVTNGDTAKGHASGLVRTQSEEPRPQSLQQPATSTTETPASPAQPTPQTPNTGGRRRRAANEDPDEKRRKFLERNRAAASRCRQKRKVWVQSLEKKAEDLSSLNGQLQNEVTLLRNEVAQLKQLLLAHKDCPVTAMQKKSGYHTADKDDSSEDISVPSSPHTEAIQHSSVSTSNGVSSTSKAEAVATSVLTQMADQSTEPVLSQIVLAPPSQAQPSGS; encoded by the exons ATGAGTGATGACAAACCCTTTTTATGTACTGCCCCTGGATGTGGCCAG CGTTTTACCAATGAGGATCATTTGGCTGTCCATAAACACAAACATGAGATGACACTGAAATTTGGGCCAGCTCGGAATGACAGTGTCATTGTGGCTG ATCAGACACCAACACCAACTCGATTCTTGAAGAACTGTGAAGAAGTGGGCTTATTCAATGAATTAGCAAGTCCTTTTGAAAATGAGTTTAAAAAGGCTTCTGAAGATGACATTAAAAAA ATGCCTCTAGATTTGTCCCCTCTTGCAACACCAattataagaaataaaattgaagaACCTTCAGTTGTAGAGACAACTCATCAAGATAGTCCTTTACCTCATCCAGAGTCTACTACCAATGATGAAAAG gaaGTGTCACTGCAGCAGACTGCACAGCCTACATCAACAATAGTTCGTCCAGCATCGCTCCAGGTTCCCAATGTACTGCTTACGAGTTCTGACTCGAGTGTTATTATTCAGCAGGCAATACCATCACCAACGTCTAGTACTGTTATCACCCAGGCTCCATCATCTAACAGACCAATAGT TCCAGTTCCAGgtccttttcctctgctgttaCATCTTCCTAATGGACAAACCATGCCTGTTGCTATTCCTGCATCTATCACAAATTCTAATGTGCATGTCCCTGCTGCAGTTCCA CTTGTTAGACCTGTCACCATGGTGCCTAGTATCCCAGGAATCCCAGGGCCTTCCTCCCCACAGCCAGTGCAGTCTGAGGCTAAATTG agatTGAAAGCAGCCTTGacccagcagcaccctcaggTAACAAATGGAGATACTGCCAAGGGACATGCAAGTGGGTTGGTTAGGACTCAGTCAGAGGAACCACGACCACAGTCGCTCCAGCAGCCTGCAACTTCAACAACTGAAACACCG GCATCACCAGCTCAGCCTACGCCACAGACACCGAATACAGGCGGCCGGCGAAGAAGAGCTGCCAATGAAGACCCTGatgagaaaaggagaaagttcTTGGAGAGAAACCGCGCTGCTGCCTCCAGGTGCCGGCAGAAACGGAAAGTCTGGGTGCAGTCATTGGAGAAGAAAGCTGAGGACCTGAGCTCACTAAATGGCCAGTTACAG AATGAAGTCACCCTGCTGAGAAATGAAGTGGCACAGCTGAAACAGCTTCTTCTGGCTCATAAAGATTGCCCTGTAACTGCCATGCAGAAGAAATCTGGCTATCATA CTGCAGACAAGGACGACAGCTCGGAGGACATCTCGGTGCCCAGCAGCCCGCACACGGAGGCGATCCAGCACAGCTCCGTCAGCACTTCCAACGGCGTCAGCTCCACGTCCAAGGCGGAGGCCGTGGCCACCTCGGTGCTCACGCAGATGGCGGACCAGAGCACGGAGCCCGTGCTGTCCCAGATCGTCCTGGCGCCTCCCTCCCAGGCCCAGCCCTCGGGAAGTTGA